A portion of the Tepidanaerobacter syntrophicus genome contains these proteins:
- the alr gene encoding alanine racemase, producing MDLSIGPTYVEINLDIIGKNVRSIKKLIRDKKLLAVVKGDAYTHGIVEVSQTALENGASYLGVGRLEEGIFLRMAGIKAPILNMCLNMKGQERELIEYGITQTVCDLDSVKRISDEAAKINKIAKLHLKVDTGMGRIGVFPEEAVDFVAKVDEMKNVELEGIFTHFATPHDLEFMKYQLSLFIKVLNDIDTSGYHIPIKHCASSAAITALPETYKKFDMVRPGDLIYGVYNSEEDKKVIDIKFAQNFKTHIIFLKKVGPGVSIGYDRTYTTNKTTIVATLAAGYNDGYTKLYSNRGIVLVRGMKAPVIGRVCADQTMIDVTDIPNVNVGDEAILWGRQKDKIIMPVYDFLLMSDKSRVPKIFIKNYRIWKIKSMFGEKFFQA from the coding sequence TTGGATTTATCAATCGGTCCCACTTATGTGGAAATTAATTTAGATATTATAGGGAAAAATGTGCGCAGCATAAAAAAACTCATCAGAGACAAGAAGCTGCTTGCTGTGGTAAAGGGCGATGCCTACACTCATGGCATAGTAGAAGTTTCTCAAACAGCCTTAGAAAATGGTGCATCGTATCTTGGAGTGGGAAGACTAGAAGAAGGAATTTTTTTGCGAATGGCGGGCATAAAAGCGCCTATTTTAAATATGTGCTTAAATATGAAAGGGCAGGAAAGGGAACTTATTGAATATGGCATAACTCAGACGGTATGCGATCTAGATTCAGTTAAAAGAATATCGGATGAAGCTGCTAAAATTAACAAAATTGCAAAACTTCATCTAAAAGTCGATACAGGAATGGGTCGAATAGGTGTTTTCCCGGAAGAGGCAGTTGATTTTGTGGCAAAAGTCGACGAGATGAAAAATGTAGAGCTGGAAGGTATTTTTACTCACTTTGCAACACCCCATGATCTAGAGTTTATGAAATACCAGTTAAGTCTGTTTATAAAGGTTTTAAATGACATTGATACCAGTGGTTATCATATACCAATAAAACACTGTGCATCAAGCGCTGCAATTACTGCGCTGCCAGAAACCTATAAAAAGTTTGATATGGTAAGACCCGGCGATCTTATATATGGAGTCTATAATTCAGAAGAAGATAAGAAAGTAATAGATATTAAATTTGCTCAAAACTTTAAGACGCATATAATATTTTTAAAGAAGGTCGGCCCCGGCGTAAGCATAGGTTATGACAGAACTTATACTACTAATAAAACTACTATTGTTGCTACACTAGCAGCTGGGTATAATGATGGTTATACAAAGCTTTATTCAAATAGAGGAATTGTGCTTGTAAGGGGCATGAAAGCTCCGGTGATTGGCAGGGTATGTGCTGACCAAACAATGATAGATGTTACTGACATCCCAAACGTCAATGTGGGAGATGAGGCTATTTTGTGGGGAAGACAGAAGGATAAAATAATTATGCCTGTTTATGATTTTTTGCTAATGAGCGACAAGTCTAGAGTTCCTAAGATATTTATAAAAAATTACAGAATATGGAAGATAAAGAGTATGTTTGGCGAGAAATTTTTCCAGGCTTAA
- a CDS encoding ABC transporter ATP-binding protein, whose protein sequence is MLKLENVVAHYGNIQALSGISLEVSEGEIATIIGANGAGKTTTLKTICSLISPTSGKIYFQGKDITGRPTYEIVEAGISMVPEGRRVFPRMTVLENLQLGAYLNKNRQQVKSYLEEVFTLFPVLKSRAKQVAGTLSGGEQQMLAIGRALMAKPKLLLLDEPSMGLAPKIVESIFDIITKINCEGTTILLVEQNAGMALSIANKGYVLETGKIVMSDTAENLLENEKVKTAYLGE, encoded by the coding sequence TTCTTTGGAAGTCAGCGAAGGCGAGATAGCAACCATTATAGGCGCAAACGGAGCAGGAAAAACCACCACATTAAAAACTATTTGCAGCCTTATATCCCCTACATCAGGCAAAATCTATTTTCAAGGCAAAGATATTACAGGAAGGCCTACTTATGAGATAGTTGAAGCAGGAATATCTATGGTGCCTGAGGGGCGGCGGGTTTTCCCCCGAATGACCGTCTTAGAAAATCTTCAATTAGGTGCATATCTTAACAAAAACCGGCAACAGGTAAAGAGTTATCTTGAAGAGGTTTTTACGCTTTTTCCTGTACTTAAGAGTCGCGCAAAGCAAGTGGCAGGCACTCTTTCAGGCGGAGAGCAGCAGATGCTGGCCATCGGTCGTGCCCTAATGGCAAAGCCTAAGCTTTTGCTTTTAGATGAACCTTCGATGGGTCTTGCTCCTAAAATCGTTGAAAGTATTTTTGACATAATAACTAAGATAAATTGTGAGGGCACTACCATCTTGCTCGTTGAGCAAAATGCCGGAATGGCTTTGTCTATCGCCAATAAAGGATATGTGCTTGAAACCGGAAAAATCGTAATGAGCGATACTGCAGAAAATCTTCTTGAAAATGAAAAAGTAAAAACGGCTTATCTAGGAGAATAA
- a CDS encoding acyl-CoA dehydratase activase produces MSHYLGVDVGSVSTDLVLINEDEVVEESIYIRTQGNPIKAVQEGMRQLSFRNKGKWDVRGVGTTGSGRQLAGVIVGADIIKNEITAHAVAALREVPDVQTVLEIGGQDSKIIILRDGVVTDFAMNTVCAAGTGSFLDQQANRLNIPIEEFGNYALESKNPVRIAGRCAVFAESDMVHKQQLGYKTQDIIRGLCEALVRNYLNNIAKGKEIRPRIVFQGGVAANAGMKAAFEEALGEEVYVPKYHDVMGAIGAALLAKHAKISKTKFKGFGLSDMHFAADSFECSGCPNHCEVVNIKMEGKVIARWGDRCNKWKIVDDGVA; encoded by the coding sequence ATGTCTCATTATTTAGGGGTTGATGTTGGCTCAGTCAGCACTGACCTTGTTTTGATAAACGAAGACGAAGTTGTAGAAGAGTCAATTTATATAAGGACACAAGGCAACCCTATCAAGGCTGTTCAGGAAGGAATGAGGCAGCTTTCCTTTAGGAATAAGGGAAAATGGGATGTAAGAGGTGTAGGAACAACTGGCAGCGGCCGCCAACTTGCAGGGGTGATTGTCGGTGCTGATATAATAAAAAATGAGATAACTGCCCATGCTGTAGCAGCTTTAAGAGAAGTTCCGGATGTTCAAACAGTGCTTGAAATTGGCGGTCAGGACTCTAAAATTATAATACTTAGAGACGGTGTTGTAACTGATTTTGCGATGAATACAGTATGCGCTGCAGGAACAGGTTCTTTTCTTGACCAGCAGGCAAACCGCTTAAATATACCTATTGAAGAGTTTGGAAATTATGCGCTAGAGTCAAAAAATCCTGTCCGAATAGCAGGCAGATGTGCTGTTTTTGCTGAATCAGATATGGTTCATAAACAGCAATTAGGCTATAAAACCCAGGATATTATCCGTGGATTGTGCGAAGCTCTTGTAAGAAATTATTTAAACAATATTGCAAAGGGCAAAGAAATTCGGCCTCGCATAGTATTTCAAGGCGGCGTAGCAGCTAATGCCGGTATGAAAGCGGCATTTGAAGAAGCCCTTGGCGAGGAAGTTTATGTGCCAAAATACCATGACGTAATGGGGGCCATAGGGGCAGCACTGCTTGCAAAACATGCTAAAATATCTAAAACAAAATTTAAAGGGTTTGGTCTGTCGGATATGCATTTTGCAGCGGATAGTTTTGAATGCAGCGGATGTCCGAACCACTGCGAAGTTGTCAACATAAAGATGGAAGGCAAAGTAATAGCCCGCTGGGGTGATAGATGTAACAAGTGGAAAATTGTCGATGATGGTGTGGCGTAA
- a CDS encoding FtsW/RodA/SpoVE family cell cycle protein yields MKPHANIIYKENMAIIALIGIIASLVLSFYNGTFSPIPVYGEMIFIAIMVSGYIFTNLLFPQQDPALILLSSFIVQLSLIMLYRINPYSAERQLIWYGLGVVLFFISTLASKAWVEVKIRDLFLFVITVLLLLSPLVFGVERWGSKSWIVYKKISFQPSELAKITFSLFLADSLKDRKIKNPLQFFGQILVILLLLAAARDLGGAMIFYFTALAVIFAATSRLDIAAAGMLMACIAGLVGYKQFNHVKVRIKAWLNPWEDVPGKGYQIVQSLFAIAEGGFFGTGLGLGHPDYIPAVTTDFIFSAFFEEFGFLGASALIVVYLLLIYRGIRIALSINNGFLSLAALGITTFFGIQIFTIIGGVIKLIPMTGVTLPFMSYGGSSMVMSFVSIGILNGIKIRASSGESNG; encoded by the coding sequence TTGAAGCCCCACGCTAATATTATTTACAAAGAAAATATGGCGATAATTGCTCTTATAGGGATAATAGCATCCTTGGTCTTGTCCTTTTATAACGGCACTTTTTCACCGATACCTGTATACGGTGAAATGATTTTTATTGCTATTATGGTCAGCGGTTATATCTTTACAAACCTGCTATTTCCACAACAAGATCCGGCCTTGATTCTGCTATCAAGTTTCATTGTCCAGCTCAGCCTTATAATGCTTTATAGGATAAATCCTTATTCTGCTGAGCGGCAGCTTATCTGGTACGGATTAGGAGTGGTTTTATTTTTTATAAGCACCCTTGCATCTAAAGCCTGGGTTGAAGTAAAAATTAGAGACCTTTTTCTTTTTGTCATAACTGTCCTTTTGCTGCTTTCTCCGCTAGTTTTTGGGGTAGAGCGCTGGGGCTCCAAAAGCTGGATAGTATATAAAAAAATCTCATTTCAGCCTTCAGAACTTGCAAAAATTACCTTCAGCCTTTTTTTAGCAGATAGTTTAAAAGATAGAAAAATTAAAAACCCACTGCAGTTTTTTGGACAAATCCTGGTAATCCTTCTTCTTTTAGCCGCGGCCCGAGACTTGGGAGGAGCTATGATATTTTATTTTACAGCACTTGCGGTTATTTTTGCGGCAACTTCAAGGCTTGATATTGCGGCAGCAGGAATGCTTATGGCGTGTATTGCAGGATTGGTAGGTTATAAGCAGTTTAACCATGTCAAGGTTCGAATAAAAGCTTGGCTAAACCCATGGGAAGATGTGCCGGGCAAAGGGTATCAGATTGTTCAGTCTCTTTTTGCAATAGCTGAGGGAGGTTTTTTTGGTACAGGTTTAGGCCTTGGACACCCGGATTATATCCCTGCTGTTACAACGGACTTTATCTTTTCGGCATTCTTCGAGGAGTTTGGCTTTTTGGGAGCCTCGGCATTAATCGTAGTTTATTTGCTATTGATATACAGGGGAATAAGAATAGCTTTGTCAATAAATAACGGCTTCCTGAGTCTTGCTGCGTTGGGAATTACAACCTTTTTCGGCATACAGATTTTTACTATAATAGGCGGCGTGATAAAGCTTATACCAATGACAGGAGTTACTCTTCCTTTTATGAGCTATGGCGGCAGCTCCATGGTGATGAGCTTTGTGTCCATAGGAATATTAAATGGCATAAAAATCAGAGCATCAAGTGGTGAAAGCAATGGATAA
- a CDS encoding 5-(carboxyamino)imidazole ribonucleotide synthase, whose protein sequence is MAHSMDFKIGIIGGGQLGKMMAQEAKKFNFTVNILDPTPGCPASSVVDHQIVGGFYDDDKIRELVKCSDITTFEIEHINTQVLNELVAEGHTILPSPKVLEIIQDKSKQKRMLNKNGIPTARWVMLNDDFVETINDFGFPAMQKACKGGYDGRGVCVVEKPEDLENSSMGESFLEELVPIEKELAVMVSRSTKKEIKCYPVVEMTFDQKANICDNTVAPARVEESIKNRALELAVRCVEALGGVGIFGVEMFLTSDKEVLVNEIAPRPHNSGHYTIEACITSQFEQHLRAITGLPLGSTELIIPAVMVNLLGAEGYQGKPCFEGVEDILRIPGVNLHIYGKKETRPYRKMGHITIVDKDLNRALEKAETVRKTIKVISEG, encoded by the coding sequence ATGGCTCATTCGATGGACTTTAAAATTGGCATTATAGGCGGCGGCCAGCTGGGAAAAATGATGGCTCAGGAGGCAAAGAAATTTAATTTTACTGTGAATATATTAGACCCCACCCCGGGATGCCCTGCCTCTTCAGTGGTAGATCATCAAATCGTAGGTGGGTTTTATGATGACGATAAAATACGCGAACTTGTAAAATGTAGTGACATTACAACTTTCGAAATAGAACATATCAATACTCAGGTATTAAATGAACTAGTTGCAGAAGGTCATACTATATTGCCTTCTCCAAAGGTTTTGGAAATAATACAAGATAAATCAAAACAAAAGCGTATGCTAAATAAAAATGGCATACCTACTGCCCGATGGGTAATGCTGAATGATGATTTTGTGGAAACCATAAATGACTTCGGATTTCCTGCAATGCAAAAAGCATGCAAGGGCGGCTACGACGGACGGGGCGTATGTGTTGTCGAGAAACCGGAGGATTTAGAGAATTCATCAATGGGAGAATCTTTTCTAGAAGAGCTTGTACCAATCGAAAAAGAGCTTGCGGTTATGGTTTCAAGGAGCACAAAAAAAGAAATAAAGTGTTATCCTGTTGTAGAGATGACCTTTGACCAGAAGGCAAATATATGTGATAATACCGTGGCTCCCGCACGTGTAGAAGAGTCAATAAAAAACAGGGCTTTAGAGCTTGCCGTAAGATGTGTCGAGGCTCTGGGCGGCGTTGGTATCTTTGGTGTAGAAATGTTTCTGACATCGGATAAAGAAGTCCTTGTAAATGAAATTGCTCCACGGCCTCACAATTCCGGACATTATACAATTGAAGCATGCATAACATCTCAATTTGAACAGCATCTAAGGGCAATTACCGGCTTGCCTTTAGGTTCCACTGAACTTATAATACCTGCTGTAATGGTTAATCTTTTAGGCGCTGAAGGCTATCAAGGCAAACCCTGTTTTGAGGGAGTGGAAGATATACTGCGCATCCCCGGCGTAAACCTTCATATATATGGCAAAAAAGAAACCAGGCCTTATAGAAAAATGGGACATATAACAATAGTTGATAAAGATTTAAACAGGGCTTTAGAAAAAGCCGAGACAGTAAGAAAGACTATAAAAGTTATTTCGGAGGGATAA
- a CDS encoding acyl-CoA dehydratase activase-related protein: MKIGVPRALAYYAYYPFAKTFFEKLGFEVVVSDETTKEIMDLGVEDAISDACVPIKLFHGHVRNLKDRVDYVLVPRLVRIKKESTFCPKFLGLPDMIACSISDFKNMFEVRVDIPGGRVDLLKLCMKVGRKFKKGFLKTYAAYLKALSSFKNYTYQFLQGGIPPLGIVAQKRSNPIHLAVVGYPYMLYDSYLSLDLIKKLINMGVYVVTPEMLSKKDKQKQAGKLKKTLFWTFSNEVIRSAYYFFENKTVDGVIHVTAFGCGPDFIVDKMMEIDAKKYQMPYLTITLDEQSGQEGLNTRLEAFVDMLKIKKEKKEAVMV; encoded by the coding sequence ATGAAGATAGGTGTACCTCGGGCGCTGGCTTATTATGCTTACTATCCATTTGCAAAAACCTTTTTTGAAAAGCTTGGTTTTGAGGTAGTAGTGTCAGATGAAACCACGAAAGAGATTATGGATTTAGGCGTAGAGGATGCAATCTCAGATGCCTGTGTCCCGATTAAATTATTTCATGGACATGTGCGTAATCTAAAAGACAGGGTTGATTATGTATTAGTCCCGCGGCTTGTGAGAATTAAAAAAGAATCTACTTTCTGCCCCAAATTTCTAGGACTTCCGGACATGATCGCATGTTCTATTTCAGACTTTAAGAATATGTTTGAAGTAAGAGTAGATATACCGGGAGGAAGAGTTGACTTACTGAAGCTGTGCATGAAAGTGGGACGAAAATTTAAAAAAGGATTTTTAAAGACTTATGCAGCTTATTTAAAAGCTTTGTCAAGTTTTAAAAACTATACTTATCAGTTTTTACAAGGCGGTATACCGCCCCTTGGAATTGTAGCTCAAAAAAGAAGTAATCCTATACACCTTGCTGTTGTGGGCTACCCCTATATGCTGTATGATTCTTATTTAAGTCTTGATCTTATAAAAAAGTTGATAAATATGGGCGTTTACGTGGTAACACCTGAAATGCTAAGTAAAAAGGACAAGCAAAAACAAGCCGGCAAACTCAAAAAAACACTTTTTTGGACATTTAGCAATGAGGTAATAAGATCTGCATACTATTTTTTTGAAAATAAAACTGTAGACGGAGTAATACATGTTACAGCTTTCGGATGTGGCCCCGATTTTATAGTTGACAAAATGATGGAGATAGATGCTAAAAAATACCAAATGCCATATCTTACCATTACTCTCGACGAGCAAAGCGGCCAAGAAGGTCTAAATACCAGACTGGAGGCTTTCGTAGATATGCTAAAGATAAAGAAAGAAAAGAAAGAGGCGGTAATGGTATGA
- a CDS encoding 2-hydroxyacyl-CoA dehydratase gives MRKVSFPCMGTSYIPFEKLLKAFGNDVIVPPRPTEETISYGTKYAPEFACYPFKIVLGTYVQVLEKGANTLVSSGGVGPCRAGLYTTLHEKILKDLGYEFEMITLEPPGRHLKDLIESIKKLINVKLSIKDYATIGRFVWKELVLLDKIEKLSHKVRPLEVKKGETTQTYKKCVDMIAKAEKYSELVEIEHESERLFDLIEKKDYDPIKIGIVGEIYVLLEPASNLEIEEMLGDLGVYVERSMFLSGYTISNAVLDLFHIKGDRDAKKMAAPYFKEMCGGHGRESVGNSVIFAKRGFDGVIQLSPFTCIPEIVAKSILPKVCKEHGLGFLSINFDEQTGKEGLRTRLEAFVDLLEAKRERLEYVPTKSKIAKEVS, from the coding sequence ATGAGAAAAGTTTCGTTTCCATGCATGGGAACATCCTATATACCATTTGAAAAACTGCTTAAGGCATTCGGAAATGATGTGATTGTTCCTCCAAGACCTACAGAAGAAACAATCAGCTATGGCACGAAGTATGCACCTGAGTTTGCATGTTATCCATTTAAAATAGTCTTAGGAACGTATGTTCAAGTTTTGGAAAAGGGGGCTAACACCCTTGTATCCTCAGGCGGCGTCGGGCCATGCAGAGCAGGCTTATATACCACTCTTCATGAGAAGATATTAAAAGATTTAGGTTATGAATTTGAAATGATTACCCTTGAACCGCCCGGCAGGCACCTGAAAGATCTAATTGAAAGTATAAAAAAATTAATAAATGTAAAGCTGAGCATAAAAGATTATGCAACTATAGGACGCTTTGTATGGAAAGAATTAGTCTTACTTGATAAGATTGAAAAGTTATCGCATAAAGTAAGGCCATTAGAAGTAAAAAAAGGTGAAACTACCCAAACATACAAGAAATGCGTTGACATGATTGCGAAAGCTGAAAAATATAGTGAGCTAGTTGAAATAGAACATGAATCGGAGCGCCTTTTCGATTTAATTGAGAAGAAAGATTATGACCCTATAAAAATAGGTATTGTTGGAGAAATTTATGTACTTTTAGAGCCTGCTTCAAACCTTGAAATCGAGGAGATGTTAGGGGATTTAGGTGTGTATGTGGAGCGCTCTATGTTTCTTTCCGGATATACCATTTCAAATGCAGTATTAGATTTATTTCACATTAAAGGCGACAGAGACGCTAAAAAAATGGCTGCTCCTTATTTTAAAGAGATGTGCGGCGGCCACGGCAGGGAATCAGTAGGCAATTCTGTAATATTTGCGAAAAGAGGTTTTGACGGGGTGATTCAGCTTTCGCCTTTTACCTGCATACCTGAAATAGTTGCAAAAAGCATCCTCCCAAAAGTGTGTAAAGAACATGGTTTAGGTTTTCTTAGTATCAACTTTGATGAACAAACAGGGAAAGAAGGTCTTAGAACTCGACTGGAAGCATTTGTAGATCTGCTTGAGGCGAAACGAGAAAGGCTGGAATATGTTCCGACAAAATCAAAAATCGCAAAGGAGGTGAGCTGA
- a CDS encoding FHA domain-containing protein: MMADLKEEKTHPKATGFVLVEENGKIYPLFDINTIGRANDADIIIDDPFISSKHALIEKRGSKMVIRDLNSTNGTFVNGKRVKKTIRLKDNDQIVLGKRNFTFLRGERLEAPR; the protein is encoded by the coding sequence ATGATGGCTGACTTAAAAGAAGAAAAAACTCATCCAAAGGCAACCGGGTTTGTGCTTGTAGAAGAAAATGGAAAGATATATCCGCTCTTTGATATAAACACAATAGGGAGAGCAAACGATGCAGATATTATTATAGATGATCCATTTATTTCCAGTAAACATGCCCTTATCGAAAAAAGAGGCTCCAAGATGGTTATCCGTGATTTGAACAGTACCAACGGTACCTTTGTAAATGGCAAAAGAGTCAAAAAAACCATCAGATTAAAAGACAATGACCAAATTGTTTTAGGCAAAAGAAATTTCACATTCTTAAGAGGTGAAAGGCTTGAAGCCCCACGCTAA
- a CDS encoding peptidoglycan D,D-transpeptidase FtsI family protein, with amino-acid sequence MDKLERNIKLIFLVFSILFISLILYLTYFTAVEREELIQNSYNRRLWEQEAKVIRGSIYDRNGKVLADTQVENGVKKRIYEGGEAIGPLIGYSDEVLGRAGLESILNGELLGIAEQDPVTLLRKKILGVGERGNDIRLTLDLNLQKTAYNLFQGRPGALVALDPQTGQILALVSSPGYDPSTIKQDWDAVSKDEDKPLLNRATQGLYPPGSVFKVVTLAAALTYNPKVETETFYTPGYIKVDGNIIKDADYLKPGNYTLSSAFRYSSNTVFIQIGQEIETEKMIAMAESFGFNRQEKSDIPIAQSTFPKPSIVKKDVEMAEAFIGQGKILATPLQMARVAAIIANRGREISPYIVKETVSPLGVVKAREPSASSNQVISEDAADKIKELMVEVVKNGTGTSAAIKGIEVAGKTGSAENPHGKAHAWFIGFAPAQNPQIAVAVIVENGGSGGAVAAPIARSVMLQYLTDEK; translated from the coding sequence ATGGATAAGCTGGAGAGAAATATAAAGTTGATTTTTTTAGTATTCAGTATACTTTTTATTTCACTTATTTTATACTTAACATATTTTACTGCTGTTGAAAGAGAAGAACTCATCCAAAATTCTTATAATCGAAGGCTATGGGAGCAAGAAGCAAAAGTGATACGAGGAAGTATCTACGACAGAAACGGCAAAGTATTAGCAGATACGCAAGTTGAAAACGGTGTAAAAAAACGAATATATGAAGGAGGAGAAGCTATCGGTCCTTTGATAGGATACTCAGATGAGGTTTTAGGAAGAGCGGGCCTCGAAAGTATCTTGAACGGTGAATTGTTGGGAATAGCTGAACAAGATCCTGTTACGCTTCTTCGAAAAAAGATACTTGGGGTAGGGGAGAGAGGAAACGATATTCGACTTACATTGGATTTAAACTTGCAAAAAACCGCCTATAATCTGTTTCAGGGCCGTCCGGGGGCATTGGTTGCCCTCGATCCTCAAACAGGGCAAATACTGGCTTTAGTAAGCTCACCGGGGTATGATCCTTCGACAATAAAGCAGGACTGGGATGCTGTTTCAAAAGATGAGGACAAACCTTTATTAAACAGGGCGACTCAAGGACTTTATCCACCGGGCTCTGTTTTTAAGGTGGTAACTCTTGCGGCGGCCTTAACTTATAATCCGAAAGTTGAAACAGAAACTTTCTATACCCCCGGATACATTAAAGTAGATGGCAATATTATTAAAGATGCGGATTACTTAAAACCGGGAAATTATACTTTATCATCTGCCTTTCGATATTCTAGCAATACTGTTTTTATCCAGATAGGTCAAGAAATAGAAACAGAAAAAATGATAGCAATGGCTGAAAGCTTTGGATTTAATAGACAGGAGAAATCCGATATTCCAATAGCCCAAAGCACCTTTCCAAAACCTTCAATTGTTAAAAAAGATGTGGAAATGGCAGAAGCTTTTATCGGTCAAGGAAAAATTTTAGCAACCCCTTTACAAATGGCACGTGTAGCAGCTATTATAGCTAATAGGGGAAGAGAAATAAGTCCTTATATTGTAAAAGAAACAGTTTCTCCTCTAGGTGTGGTAAAGGCAAGGGAGCCATCGGCTAGCTCAAATCAAGTGATTAGTGAAGATGCGGCAGACAAGATTAAAGAACTAATGGTAGAAGTTGTAAAAAATGGTACAGGAACTTCTGCAGCGATAAAAGGAATTGAAGTTGCCGGTAAAACAGGTAGTGCCGAAAATCCCCACGGAAAAGCCCATGCCTGGTTTATTGGATTTGCACCGGCACAAAACCCCCAAATTGCCGTTGCTGTTATAGTAGAAAACGGTGGATCAGGAGGAGCTGTAGCGGCCCCTATCGCACGCAGTGTTATGCTTCAATATTTAACAGATGAAAAATAG
- a CDS encoding DMT family transporter, with amino-acid sequence MKKSLIADSALLLVALIWGLNFVIEKNALSSITPFMYLGLRFSIGAVLMALVFYKQLKNASREDIKAGLIVGTFVMLGFITQTVGLLYTTPSKSGFITGSNVVMVPFISYLITKEFPQTNQIVGAILTFTGLGFISIDKNLAIGWGDVLTLACAVCFALQITFTEHYVKRVNPINMAIIQVALTGFATLAISIFFEPSASLNFDAKGWGAILFGAILCTAGAFIVQNIAQKYTSSTHAAVIMCTESIFAGIFSIIFWEEKLALRTVAGFAIVIAGVLITELFPAISIEDNGAAEDTVG; translated from the coding sequence TTGAAAAAAAGTCTAATAGCAGATTCTGCACTCCTTTTAGTAGCTCTTATCTGGGGCTTGAACTTTGTTATTGAAAAAAATGCTTTGTCGTCAATTACACCTTTCATGTACCTTGGTTTAAGGTTTAGTATAGGTGCCGTCCTTATGGCTTTGGTATTTTATAAGCAGCTTAAGAATGCAAGCCGAGAGGACATTAAAGCCGGCTTAATTGTAGGGACATTTGTAATGTTAGGCTTTATAACCCAAACAGTGGGTCTTTTATATACTACCCCCTCTAAATCTGGTTTTATAACCGGCAGCAATGTAGTCATGGTTCCATTTATCTCATATCTTATTACAAAAGAATTTCCCCAGACGAATCAAATAGTTGGGGCAATCCTTACATTTACAGGGCTTGGGTTTATATCTATTGACAAAAACCTTGCAATTGGCTGGGGAGATGTCCTAACGCTTGCTTGTGCGGTGTGCTTTGCACTGCAGATCACCTTTACTGAGCACTATGTGAAACGCGTGAATCCTATAAACATGGCAATTATACAGGTGGCACTTACAGGTTTTGCTACATTGGCTATTTCGATATTTTTTGAACCTTCCGCATCACTGAATTTTGATGCTAAGGGGTGGGGAGCGATTTTGTTCGGGGCAATACTTTGTACAGCAGGAGCTTTTATCGTGCAAAATATTGCTCAGAAATATACAAGTTCGACCCACGCAGCCGTAATAATGTGCACTGAGTCTATTTTTGCAGGCATATTCTCAATTATATTCTGGGAAGAAAAATTAGCATTAAGGACCGTTGCTGGATTTGCTATTGTTATAGCAGGAGTTCTTATAACTGAATTATTTCCCGCTATATCAATTGAAGATAATGGGGCAGCTGAAGATACTGTCGGTTAA
- the purE gene encoding 5-(carboxyamino)imidazole ribonucleotide mutase, with protein MSSDKALVGIIMGSDSDLIVMKEAAKVLEEFNINYEMTIVSAHRTPQRMFDYARYAESQGLEVIIAGAGGAAHLPGMVAAITPLPVIGVPVKTSTLNGLDSLFSIVQMPAGVPVATVAINNAANAGLLAAQILGIKYPVIRDAVKKYKENMKADVCAKAEKLEAIGYKSYLSDSEK; from the coding sequence ATGAGTAGTGATAAAGCTTTGGTAGGCATAATTATGGGAAGTGATTCCGATCTTATTGTAATGAAAGAAGCAGCTAAAGTGCTGGAAGAGTTTAACATAAACTATGAAATGACCATTGTATCCGCTCATCGGACTCCTCAAAGAATGTTTGACTATGCAAGATACGCAGAATCTCAGGGACTTGAAGTTATTATAGCCGGCGCAGGAGGCGCTGCTCATCTTCCAGGAATGGTAGCGGCTATTACTCCTCTTCCGGTAATTGGTGTTCCTGTTAAAACATCAACCTTAAATGGGCTGGATTCGCTTTTTTCAATTGTGCAAATGCCTGCAGGAGTGCCAGTAGCCACCGTGGCTATAAACAACGCCGCAAATGCAGGATTGCTTGCCGCTCAAATACTCGGAATTAAATATCCTGTAATAAGGGACGCAGTAAAAAAATATAAAGAAAATATGAAGGCCGATGTGTGTGCTAAGGCTGAAAAGCTAGAGGCTATCGGATATAAAAGTTACTTATCTGACAGTGAAAAATAA